One region of Pagrus major chromosome 5, Pma_NU_1.0 genomic DNA includes:
- the aqp3a gene encoding aquaporin-3a → MGRQKVYLDKLARFFQIRNLLLRQALAECLGTLILVMFGCGAVAQLVLSGGSHGMFLTVNFAFGFAATLGILVCGQVSGGHLNPAVTFSLCLLGRERWRKFPMYFLFQTIGAFFGAAVIFGMYYDALWDIPGCFNVTGPKATAGIFATYPGKHLSIVNGFFDQIIGTAALIVCILAIVDPYNNPIPQGLEAFTVGFVVLVIGLSMGFNSGYAVNPARDLGPRLFTAMAGWGTEVFTIRNGWFLVPVFAPFLGAIIGTMIYQIMVGFHVEGEIRDQKSAAEENVRLTNVTSNDNSKDGTKEMH, encoded by the exons ATGGGCAGACAGAAGGTGTATTTGGACAAACTGGCCCGGTTCTTCCAGATCCGGAACCTGCTGCTTCGTCAGGCCCTGGCAGAGTGTCTCGGGACCCTCATCCTTGTG ATGTTTGGCTGTGGTGCTGTGGCCCAGCTGGTTTTGAGCGGAGGTTCCCATGGCATGTTTCTAACTGTCAACTTCGCCTTCGGCTTCGCTGCCACCTTAGGCATCCTAGTCTGTGGCCAGGTATCAG GTGGGCATCTGAACCCCGCAGTGACGTTTTCCCTGTGTCTGCTTGGAAGAGAGCGCTGGAGAAAGTTCCCCATGTACTTCCTCTTTCAGACAATCGGTGCTTTTTTCGGTGCTGCAGTCATTTTTGGCATGTACTACG ATGCCCTGTGGGACATTCCTGGATGTTTCAATGTGACTGGGCCTAAGGCCACAGCTGGTATCTTTGCTACCTACCCTGGAAAACATCTCAGCATTGTCAATGGCTTCTTTGACCAG ATTAttggcacagcagcgctcatTGTTTGTATTCTGGCTATTGTGGATCCATACAACAACCCAATCCCCCAAGGTCTGGAGGCTTTCACTGTGGGATTTGTGGTTCTGGTCATTGGACTGTCTATGGGTTTCAACTCTGGCTATGCTGTCAACCCTGCCAGAGACCTCGGGCCACGTCTTTTCACCGCTATGGCTGGCTGGGGCACCGAAGTTTTCAC GATTAGAAACGGCTGGTTCCTGGTGCCCGTTTTTGCTCCGTTCCTCGGCGCCATCATTGGTACGATGATCTACCAGATCATGGTCGGCTTCCATGTGGAGGGAGAAATACGTGACCAGAAGAGCGCAGCGGAGGAGAATGTCCGACTCACCAATGTCACCAGCAACGACAACTCCAAAGACGGCACCAAAGAAATGCACTGA